The following proteins are encoded in a genomic region of Pyrus communis chromosome 11, drPyrComm1.1, whole genome shotgun sequence:
- the LOC137707930 gene encoding uncharacterized protein translates to MAASIGNTEINWDKLDKTKFYVVGAGLFTGVTVALYPVSVVKTRLQVASKDALEGDAFSMAKGIWKADGIRGLYRGFGTVITGAVPARIIFLTALEATKVAAFKMVQPLNLSEATEAALANGVAGMTASLFSQAVFVPIDVISQRLMVQGYSGHAKYTGGMDVARKVIKLDGIRGLYRGFGLSIMTYSPSSAVWWASYGSSQRLIWSFLGRGTGSDEAVPSVGKIVLVQAAGGIIAGATASCITTPLDTIKTRLQTMGHDKRPTAREVVKNLIREDGWQGFYRGLGPRFFSMSAWGTSMILAYEYLKRLCAKDE, encoded by the exons ATGGCGGCCTCCATTGGCAACACCGAGATTAATTGGGACAA GCTTGATAAGACTAAATTTTATGTGGTTGGAGCTGGCTTGTTTACAGGGGTCACAGTGGCACTGTACCCAGTATCCGTGGTGAAAACCCGGCTACAAGTTGCTTCCAAAGATGCTCTAGAGGGAGATGCATTCTCTATGGCCAAAGGCATTTGGAAAGCAGATGGTATTCGTGGTTTATACCGAGGGTTTGGCACTGTGATCACCGGTGCAGTTCCTGCCCGGATTATATTTCTCACTGCTTTAGAGGCCACCAAGGTGGCTGCTTTCAAGATGGTTCAACCCTTGAACTTATCTGAGGCTACAGAGGCAGCTTTGGCTAATGGAGTAGCTGGAATGACTGCCTCGCTTTTCTCTCAGGCTGTCTTTGTTCCCATTGACGTG ATTAGTCAAAGATTGATGGTGCAAGGGTACTCGGGCCATGCAAAGTACACCGGGGGGATGGATGTTGCTCGTAAGGTTATAAAGTTGGATGGCATACGAGGACTTTATAGAGGGTTTGGACTTTCTATTATGACTTACTCTCCATCTAGCGCTGTATGGTGGGCTAGTTATGGTTCAAGCCAGCGCTTAATCTGGAG TTTCTTAGGCCGTGGAACTGGTTCTGATGAAGCTGTTCCGAGCGTGGGGAAAATAGTGTTGGTTCAAGCTGCTGGTGGAATTATTGCAGGTGCAACAGCATCCTGCATAACAACTCCATTGGATACCATCAAGACACGACTGCAG ACAATGGGACACGATAAGAGACCCACTGCAAGAGAAGTTGTTAAGAACTTGATCAGAGAAGATGGCTGGCAAGGTTTCTACAGAGGGCTAGGTccaagatttttcagtatgtccGCCTGGGGCACCTCGATGATATTGGCTTATGAATATCTGA AGCGCTTGTGCGCAAAAGATGAATAG